Proteins from one Deinococcus fonticola genomic window:
- a CDS encoding phosphatidylserine decarboxylase, which produces MRVPRRLALLALAGAGTAYLRKVHRYRDPVRFSDPRPGELLCPADGLVSFVRRIEWGQVVQGQASHGHTEELDWPVSELFRDEVPQEGWLVGLLVSPLDVLYTSAPAEGEVRAVRHVPGSRLPLGGRHLLQMAARQPVDLLGAPGTRANERLMLTFQTLAGDIHVAAIGSRRGLQGTAYLNQGDTVRAGHKALFLPEGGLVVVYFPLSVLPQVGVGDRVQGGQTVMARSA; this is translated from the coding sequence ATGAGAGTCCCCCGCCGTCTGGCCCTGCTTGCCCTTGCCGGAGCGGGCACCGCTTATCTGCGCAAAGTCCACCGTTACCGCGACCCGGTGCGCTTCAGTGACCCCCGGCCCGGCGAACTCTTGTGCCCGGCCGACGGCCTGGTGTCCTTCGTGCGGCGCATTGAGTGGGGGCAAGTCGTGCAGGGGCAAGCCTCGCACGGACATACCGAGGAGCTCGACTGGCCTGTCAGCGAACTGTTCAGGGATGAGGTGCCGCAAGAAGGCTGGCTGGTGGGGCTGCTCGTCAGCCCGCTGGACGTGCTGTACACCTCTGCGCCCGCCGAAGGTGAAGTCAGGGCAGTGCGGCATGTTCCCGGCAGCCGGCTTCCCCTGGGCGGCAGACACCTGCTGCAAATGGCCGCCCGGCAGCCCGTCGACCTGCTGGGGGCGCCCGGCACCCGGGCCAACGAACGCCTGATGCTGACCTTCCAGACACTTGCAGGAGACATTCATGTGGCCGCCATCGGCTCGCGCCGGGGCCTGCAAGGTACGGCTTACCTGAACCAGGGCGACACCGTCCGCGCCGGTCACAAGGCCCTGTTTCTGCCCGAAGGCGGCCTGGTGGTCGTCTATTTCCCCCTCAGCGTCCTGCCGCAAGTGGGCGTGGGAGATCGGGTACAGGGCGGACAGACCGTCATGGCCCGGTCAGCGTGA
- a CDS encoding peptidylprolyl isomerase, with protein MKKSLSLLPVTLLLFSCAPAAQTTKTPAQPAPVVPAPAPVPARAPAAPAGYTLMAPLSTAPVRQFDKAAQIIDPARSYRAVMNTSKGTITIDLNAKAAPVAVNNFVFLALNHFYDGTRFHRVIDGFMAQGGDPGSADPARKAEWGTGGPGYRFMAENRNGLKFDRPGVLGMARAASLDSQGSQFYLTLAAADFLDGQYTVFGQVVDGMAALNSLTKTSQTGAFGEQPISGAEADVLNSVQIYVK; from the coding sequence ATGAAAAAAAGCCTGAGTTTGCTTCCTGTGACACTGCTGCTGTTCTCGTGCGCCCCGGCCGCCCAGACCACGAAAACGCCTGCTCAACCTGCCCCTGTCGTCCCCGCTCCAGCCCCCGTTCCCGCCAGGGCGCCCGCCGCGCCCGCTGGGTACACGCTCATGGCGCCGCTCAGCACCGCGCCTGTGCGTCAGTTCGATAAGGCCGCGCAGATCATCGACCCCGCCAGGTCCTACCGCGCGGTCATGAACACCAGCAAAGGCACGATCACCATCGACCTGAACGCCAAGGCCGCGCCGGTCGCCGTGAACAACTTCGTGTTCCTGGCCCTCAATCACTTCTACGACGGCACGCGCTTTCACCGCGTGATCGATGGGTTCATGGCGCAGGGCGGCGATCCTGGCAGCGCCGATCCTGCCCGCAAGGCCGAATGGGGCACCGGCGGGCCCGGCTACCGCTTCATGGCCGAGAACAGGAATGGGCTGAAATTCGACCGCCCCGGCGTGCTGGGCATGGCCCGCGCCGCCAGCCTGGATTCGCAGGGCAGCCAGTTTTACCTGACGCTGGCCGCCGCCGACTTCCTGGACGGGCAGTACACCGTGTTCGGGCAGGTCGTGGACGGCATGGCCGCCCTGAACAGCCTCACCAAGACCTCGCAGACCGGGGCGTTCGGGGAGCAGCCCATTTCCGGCGCGGAGGCGGACGTGCTGAACTCCGTGCAGATTTACGTGAAGTAA
- the glgP gene encoding alpha-glucan family phosphorylase: MNIIGKVTVLPQLPPEIARLSELAYNLYWSWTPHAQSLYQELDSEIWERFQHNPVRTLLEVSQERLNSAAVDPTYLARYRQVMADFDAYMCQKDTWVSKNASSMQPVAYFSMEYAYHESLPIYSGGLGVLAGDHCKSASDLGLPFTAVGLLFHQGYFRQLFDKDGWQNEAYDELDLTTLPITVALNSAGEEVRLKVWIGDHDVQVRVWKLQVGRIQVLLLDTNLPENTEDDRKLTARLYGGNQELRVQQYVLLGVAGIRALRALNVPASVYHMNEGHAALMSLERMREYVAQGLDFKTALETAASSTLFTTHTPVAAGNDAFTFELMDRYIGRWPGVLNTTRDDLYALARHDQNWDGQVVPAFSMTVFALRMSRAANGVSELHGEVSRKMWNFLYEGANPEEVPIGHVTNGAHNLTFTSQPMRDLLSTVLPQGWTQRLEDEEMWKAVENLTETQLSDVQREMKRQMIAFVRGRMKEQLLRNGASAADVAHTDTLLDENALTIGFARRFATYKRATLLFRDKARLSKIVNNPERPVQFVFAGKAHPADNPGKALIQEIFRVSQEPEFRGKIVILENYDMNVARHLVQGVDIWLNNPRRPLEASGTSGMKASFNGSPNFSVLDGWWREGYDGDNGWSIGEEREYADLNVQDDADAYSLYSTLETQIVPRYYGGAAGEASWAHTVRDSIETVSPRFSMQRQVIDYVQQYYLPIAQRAARVSQDHSREARQIAEWKTWVRQQWPYTQISAQANMPTTAHPGQTVTVTANVNPAGINPEELNVEAVLMRGEHQTRVPLRHQQGNVYSGEVPLADSGLYSLGVRMIPEIDGLSHPLETGLIKWA, translated from the coding sequence ATGAACATCATTGGTAAAGTCACCGTGCTGCCGCAACTTCCACCGGAGATTGCGCGGCTTTCCGAACTGGCTTACAACCTGTACTGGTCGTGGACGCCCCACGCGCAGAGCCTCTACCAGGAACTCGATTCCGAAATTTGGGAGCGCTTCCAGCATAACCCGGTGCGTACCCTGCTGGAAGTCTCGCAGGAGCGCCTGAACTCGGCTGCCGTCGACCCCACCTACCTGGCGCGTTACCGGCAGGTCATGGCCGACTTCGATGCCTACATGTGCCAGAAGGACACCTGGGTCAGCAAAAATGCCTCTAGCATGCAGCCGGTGGCTTACTTCAGCATGGAGTACGCCTACCACGAATCGCTGCCCATCTACTCCGGCGGCCTGGGCGTGCTGGCGGGCGACCATTGCAAAAGTGCCTCCGACCTGGGCCTGCCCTTCACGGCGGTGGGCCTGCTGTTTCACCAGGGCTACTTCCGGCAACTGTTCGACAAGGACGGCTGGCAGAACGAGGCCTACGATGAACTCGACCTGACCACCCTGCCCATCACCGTGGCCCTCAACAGCGCCGGTGAGGAAGTGCGCCTCAAGGTCTGGATCGGGGATCACGACGTGCAGGTGCGCGTCTGGAAACTCCAGGTGGGCCGCATTCAGGTGCTGCTGCTCGACACCAACCTCCCCGAGAACACCGAGGACGACCGCAAGCTCACCGCCCGCCTGTACGGCGGCAACCAGGAACTGCGGGTGCAGCAGTACGTCCTGCTGGGCGTCGCGGGCATTCGCGCCCTGCGCGCCCTGAACGTTCCCGCCAGCGTGTACCACATGAACGAGGGCCACGCCGCCCTGATGAGCCTGGAACGTATGCGCGAGTACGTGGCGCAGGGCCTGGACTTCAAGACCGCGCTGGAAACGGCGGCCAGCAGTACCCTCTTCACCACGCACACACCGGTGGCTGCCGGCAACGACGCTTTTACCTTCGAGCTGATGGACCGCTACATCGGCCGCTGGCCCGGCGTGCTGAACACCACCCGCGACGACCTGTACGCCCTGGCCCGCCACGACCAGAACTGGGACGGTCAGGTGGTGCCGGCCTTTTCCATGACCGTGTTCGCCCTGCGCATGAGCCGCGCCGCCAACGGCGTGTCCGAACTGCACGGCGAAGTCAGCCGCAAGATGTGGAACTTCCTCTACGAGGGCGCCAACCCCGAGGAAGTCCCCATCGGGCACGTGACCAACGGCGCGCACAACCTGACGTTTACCAGCCAGCCCATGCGCGACCTGCTTTCCACCGTGCTGCCGCAAGGCTGGACACAGCGCCTGGAAGACGAGGAGATGTGGAAGGCCGTCGAGAACCTGACCGAGACGCAGCTCAGCGACGTGCAGCGCGAAATGAAGCGCCAGATGATCGCTTTCGTGCGCGGACGCATGAAAGAACAGCTGCTGCGCAACGGAGCCAGCGCCGCCGACGTCGCCCACACCGACACCCTGCTCGACGAGAACGCCCTGACCATCGGCTTCGCCCGGCGCTTCGCCACCTATAAACGCGCCACGCTGCTGTTCCGCGACAAGGCCCGCCTCAGCAAAATTGTCAACAACCCTGAGCGCCCGGTGCAATTCGTGTTCGCCGGCAAGGCCCACCCCGCCGACAACCCCGGCAAGGCCCTGATTCAGGAGATCTTCCGCGTCAGTCAGGAGCCCGAATTCCGCGGCAAGATCGTCATTCTGGAAAACTACGACATGAACGTCGCGCGCCACCTGGTGCAGGGCGTGGACATCTGGCTCAACAACCCCCGCCGCCCGCTTGAAGCCTCCGGCACCAGTGGCATGAAGGCGTCTTTCAACGGCAGCCCCAACTTCAGCGTGCTGGACGGCTGGTGGCGCGAAGGCTACGACGGCGACAACGGCTGGAGCATCGGCGAGGAACGCGAGTACGCCGACCTGAACGTGCAGGACGACGCCGACGCCTACAGTCTGTACTCCACCCTGGAAACCCAGATCGTTCCGCGCTACTACGGCGGCGCTGCCGGTGAGGCCAGCTGGGCGCACACTGTCCGCGACAGCATCGAGACCGTCAGCCCGCGCTTTTCGATGCAGCGACAGGTGATCGATTACGTGCAGCAGTACTACCTGCCCATCGCGCAGCGGGCCGCCCGCGTCAGCCAGGATCACTCCAGGGAAGCCCGGCAGATCGCCGAGTGGAAAACCTGGGTGCGCCAGCAGTGGCCCTACACGCAGATCAGCGCGCAGGCCAATATGCCCACCACCGCCCACCCCGGCCAGACCGTGACCGTGACCGCCAACGTCAACCCCGCCGGCATCAACCCCGAAGAACTGAACGTCGAGGCCGTCCTGATGCGCGGCGAGCACCAGACCCGCGTGCCCCTCCGGCACCAGCAGGGCAACGTCTACAGCGGCGAAGTGCCGCTGGCCGACAGTGGCCTGTACTCGCTGGGCGTGCGCATGATTCCGGAGATTGACGGCCTCAGTCACCCGCTGGAGACCGGACTGATCAAGTGGGCGTGA
- a CDS encoding toxic anion resistance protein, whose protein sequence is MTDGKLQHLTPPESTLQAPEAVQPVRAQEAPEMVPLTPEEQTRLEQMARSFAQDVLSAGTNSPEFRRKLDAVHDLGLPEQRAAAQSSNRMLDRPLRATKIGALAEGSDILKGLTDLRRTVEDLDPNRTPTPRRFFGMLPGAKKVQNAMDKYQSANAHLNGILESLYRGQDELRRDNATIETEKVHLWDTMQKLRQYAHVGKSVDAALTAELAQLQQTDPEKARVVSEELLFAVRQRVTDILTQLAVSIQGYLALDLVRRNNLELIKGVDRATTTTVSALKTALMVSQALGTQQAVLGQVNAVNETTGKMISSTAQLLNKQSTQIQQQAGSATVDPQVIQAAFREVYGALDAISTYRAQALERFNDTIQVLDREVAQAETYLDRERESTARELAQNVKVTQEGELKL, encoded by the coding sequence ATGACTGATGGCAAACTCCAGCACCTGACCCCGCCCGAGTCCACCCTGCAAGCGCCGGAGGCCGTTCAGCCCGTGCGGGCGCAGGAAGCCCCGGAAATGGTGCCGCTGACCCCCGAGGAACAGACGCGCCTGGAACAGATGGCCCGCAGCTTCGCGCAGGACGTGCTGAGCGCCGGCACCAACAGCCCCGAGTTCCGGCGCAAACTCGACGCCGTGCACGACCTGGGCCTGCCCGAGCAGCGGGCCGCCGCCCAGAGCAGCAACCGCATGCTCGACCGGCCCCTGCGGGCCACCAAGATCGGCGCCCTGGCCGAGGGCAGCGATATCCTGAAGGGCCTGACCGACCTGCGCCGCACCGTGGAAGACCTCGACCCCAACCGCACGCCCACGCCGCGCCGTTTCTTCGGCATGCTGCCCGGCGCCAAGAAAGTGCAAAACGCCATGGACAAGTACCAGAGCGCCAACGCGCACCTGAACGGCATTCTGGAGAGCCTGTACCGCGGCCAGGACGAACTGCGCCGTGACAACGCCACCATCGAAACCGAGAAAGTTCACCTGTGGGACACCATGCAGAAGCTGCGGCAGTACGCGCACGTGGGCAAATCGGTGGACGCGGCGCTGACGGCGGAACTGGCGCAACTCCAGCAGACTGACCCGGAAAAAGCCCGTGTGGTCAGTGAGGAACTGCTGTTCGCGGTGCGCCAGCGCGTCACCGACATCCTGACGCAACTGGCGGTCAGCATTCAGGGCTACCTGGCACTCGACCTGGTGCGTCGCAACAACCTGGAACTGATCAAGGGCGTCGACCGCGCCACCACCACCACCGTCAGCGCCCTGAAAACGGCCCTGATGGTCAGCCAGGCGCTGGGCACCCAGCAGGCGGTGCTGGGGCAGGTGAACGCCGTGAACGAAACCACCGGCAAGATGATCTCCAGCACCGCGCAACTGCTGAACAAGCAGTCCACGCAGATTCAGCAGCAGGCCGGCAGCGCCACCGTCGACCCGCAGGTTATTCAGGCGGCCTTCCGCGAGGTGTACGGCGCACTGGACGCCATCAGCACCTACCGCGCCCAGGCGCTGGAACGCTTCAACGACACCATTCAGGTGCTCGACCGCGAAGTCGCGCAGGCCGAAACGTACCTCGACCGCGAACGGGAAAGCACCGCGCGCGAACTCGCGCAGAATGTGAAAGTCACGCAGGAAGGCGAACTGAAGCTGTAA
- a CDS encoding phosphotransferase family protein yields MTNPTAVDQTFAATLLDGRVRFLARGATCTVFTNGARVVRLSDPDPAKASRFRVDAQVRRKLHALGVPTPLTEDMGVLPDGRAYSIEALIRGDDLPPTPEGVRQLSRAIKALHTLECCGFGLLEDRADSLCGSGRTPAEGVLSRLHQPWPFAEGPLAAQPLVWAAPDLQGALAALEDELLSLAELPTCVCHTDLHLNQWLWRRGELVALLDFGDASVGPVAWDWASLAYFHGWPQATELAGAPLGREVALFGLLLAFHRASRAARDNHPQRTDEAAAFARSCLERLEDSPC; encoded by the coding sequence ATGACCAATCCGACTGCCGTCGACCAGACGTTCGCCGCCACGCTTCTGGATGGTCGGGTGCGCTTTCTGGCGCGGGGGGCCACCTGCACGGTGTTCACCAATGGGGCGCGAGTGGTGCGCCTGTCTGACCCGGACCCCGCCAAAGCGTCGCGCTTCCGGGTGGATGCCCAGGTGCGGCGAAAACTGCATGCCCTGGGTGTGCCCACGCCGCTGACCGAGGACATGGGCGTGCTGCCGGACGGGCGGGCTTACAGCATCGAGGCGCTGATCCGCGGGGACGACCTGCCGCCCACCCCCGAGGGAGTCCGGCAGCTTTCAAGGGCGATCAAGGCGCTGCACACGCTGGAATGCTGCGGATTCGGCCTGCTGGAAGACCGGGCGGACAGTCTTTGCGGTTCGGGCCGGACGCCGGCCGAGGGGGTGCTTTCTCGCCTGCACCAGCCCTGGCCTTTCGCAGAGGGGCCACTCGCGGCCCAGCCGCTGGTGTGGGCCGCGCCGGACTTGCAAGGGGCGCTGGCGGCCCTCGAAGATGAGTTGCTGAGCCTGGCCGAACTGCCCACCTGCGTGTGTCACACCGACCTGCACCTCAACCAGTGGCTGTGGCGGCGGGGCGAACTGGTCGCCCTGCTGGATTTCGGGGACGCCAGCGTCGGCCCGGTGGCGTGGGACTGGGCCAGCCTGGCGTATTTTCACGGCTGGCCGCAGGCGACGGAACTGGCCGGTGCGCCACTGGGCCGGGAAGTGGCGCTGTTCGGGCTGCTGCTGGCCTTTCACCGCGCCAGTCGCGCGGCCAGAGACAACCACCCACAACGCACCGATGAAGCGGCTGCGTTTGCCCGTTCGTGCCTGGAACGCCTGGAAGATTCGCCCTGCTGA
- a CDS encoding GNAT family N-acetyltransferase, with translation MPDLKTLPVVLRDRQPGDLPEMARWLTDPQAAWRHWDSPYMPAEQTTQTMQAYLRFLEATPPEADERVIDVNGIVVGMVNRDEEEPGGGGWWDLGILIFNPAYWGGGVGGRALKLWVQDTLDWTDAHTLTFTTWSGNERMIRAALRLGFRECARVREARLVGGQRFDSVRFDLLRREWHP, from the coding sequence GTGCCCGACCTGAAGACCCTGCCCGTGGTGCTGCGTGACCGTCAACCGGGCGACCTTCCCGAAATGGCCCGCTGGCTCACCGACCCGCAGGCCGCGTGGCGCCATTGGGACTCTCCCTACATGCCCGCCGAGCAGACCACCCAGACCATGCAGGCTTATCTCCGCTTTCTGGAAGCGACCCCCCCCGAAGCAGACGAGCGGGTGATCGACGTGAACGGCATAGTGGTCGGTATGGTCAACCGCGACGAGGAGGAGCCGGGCGGGGGCGGCTGGTGGGACCTGGGCATCCTGATTTTCAACCCGGCGTACTGGGGGGGCGGTGTAGGGGGCCGCGCCCTGAAACTGTGGGTGCAGGACACGCTGGACTGGACCGACGCGCACACCCTGACCTTCACCACCTGGAGCGGCAACGAGCGCATGATCCGCGCCGCCCTGCGCCTGGGCTTCCGCGAGTGCGCCCGCGTGCGCGAAGCCCGACTGGTGGGCGGTCAGCGCTTCGACAGCGTGCGTTTCGACCTGCTGCGCCGCGAGTGGCACCCGTGA
- a CDS encoding GNAT family N-acetyltransferase, with protein sequence MSVTVRPAQVFDAGFAAPLIQQTIGAIGQALTGSASDDEAAHVISQFFPLRGHRLSFTQTLIAELDGRPAGLAVLYPGEFAVHLDQPFRDFLKSRGLPDQVVSEGLPGELYLDTLATLPDVRGQGVGTALLRACSEKARQQGLPLGLLVEEGNPAQRLYVRHGFAAAGQTQLAGHRYLRLRQPLPEL encoded by the coding sequence GTGTCCGTCACCGTTCGCCCCGCCCAGGTTTTCGACGCCGGTTTCGCCGCGCCCCTGATCCAGCAGACCATCGGGGCCATCGGCCAGGCCCTCACCGGCAGCGCCAGCGACGACGAGGCCGCGCACGTCATTTCCCAGTTTTTTCCGCTGCGCGGCCACCGCCTCAGTTTCACGCAGACGCTGATTGCCGAGCTTGATGGTCGGCCCGCCGGCCTGGCGGTGCTGTACCCCGGCGAGTTCGCGGTGCACCTCGACCAGCCATTCCGCGACTTCCTGAAGTCCCGCGGCCTGCCGGATCAGGTCGTCAGTGAGGGCCTGCCCGGCGAACTGTACCTGGACACCCTGGCCACCCTGCCTGATGTGCGCGGGCAGGGCGTCGGAACAGCCCTGCTGCGGGCCTGTTCCGAGAAAGCCAGGCAGCAGGGCTTGCCGCTGGGCCTGCTGGTCGAGGAAGGCAACCCGGCGCAGCGCCTCTATGTCCGGCACGGGTTTGCCGCCGCCGGGCAGACGCAACTGGCTGGGCACCGCTACCTGCGCCTGCGCCAGCCCTTGCCCGAACTTTAA
- a CDS encoding Gfo/Idh/MocA family protein: protein MPLKPKIDQPKSEARRVGFALVGIGKLTAEQLIPAARTSEDAYVAALVTSEEDKGEAFARAFDLTDQDVYSYDEFEQLGEREDVEAVYIVLPNSLHREYVERAAKMGKHVLCEKPLGVNAEDAQAMVDACREAGVKLMTAYRCQYTPHHWAARDAVQGGRLGDVKVLDSIHVQVEEDPTAWRLKKEYAGGGPLPDIGLYSLNILRFVLGQEPEWVFAQQHQPKNDPRFREVEESVSFMLGFPDGVMANALTSYDAFKTTSLRVMGNKGSLLMDPAFPYEGLKLTVSDERGETTPSFPHYDQFGLEFDHFAQCIRRDKTPWTPGEEGVQDHVIMDALYQSARSGQVVKLPKPQKKRDAFRGEKPRLPGQGK, encoded by the coding sequence ATGCCGCTGAAACCGAAGATCGACCAACCCAAATCCGAGGCCCGCCGCGTGGGGTTCGCCCTGGTGGGCATCGGGAAACTGACCGCCGAGCAACTCATTCCGGCAGCGCGCACCAGTGAGGACGCCTACGTGGCGGCGCTGGTGACCAGTGAGGAGGACAAGGGCGAGGCGTTTGCCCGCGCCTTCGACCTGACCGACCAGGACGTCTACAGTTACGACGAATTCGAGCAGCTGGGCGAGCGGGAGGATGTGGAAGCGGTGTATATCGTGCTGCCCAACTCCCTGCACCGCGAGTACGTGGAACGCGCCGCGAAGATGGGCAAGCACGTGCTGTGCGAGAAACCGCTGGGCGTGAACGCCGAGGACGCGCAGGCGATGGTGGACGCCTGCCGCGAAGCCGGCGTGAAACTCATGACCGCCTACCGCTGCCAGTACACCCCGCACCACTGGGCCGCGCGGGACGCCGTGCAGGGCGGCAGACTCGGGGACGTGAAGGTGCTCGACAGCATTCACGTGCAGGTCGAGGAAGACCCGACCGCCTGGCGCCTGAAAAAGGAGTACGCGGGCGGCGGCCCCCTGCCGGACATCGGCCTGTACAGCCTGAACATCCTGCGCTTCGTGCTGGGCCAGGAACCCGAATGGGTATTCGCGCAGCAGCACCAGCCCAAGAACGACCCGCGGTTCAGGGAGGTCGAGGAGTCCGTCAGTTTCATGCTGGGCTTCCCGGATGGCGTGATGGCCAACGCCCTGACCAGTTACGACGCCTTCAAGACCACCAGCCTGCGCGTCATGGGCAACAAGGGGTCACTGCTGATGGACCCGGCCTTTCCTTACGAGGGCCTGAAGCTCACGGTTTCCGACGAGCGGGGCGAGACGACGCCCAGTTTCCCCCACTACGACCAGTTCGGGCTGGAATTCGACCATTTTGCGCAGTGCATTCGTCGGGACAAGACCCCCTGGACGCCCGGCGAGGAGGGCGTGCAGGATCATGTGATCATGGACGCCCTCTACCAGAGTGCGCGCTCAGGACAGGTCGTCAAATTGCCGAAACCGCAAAAGAAACGGGACGCCTTCCGGGGTGAAAAACCCAGACTGCCTGGGCAGGGGAAGTAA